Proteins co-encoded in one Neodiprion lecontei isolate iyNeoLeco1 chromosome 3, iyNeoLeco1.1, whole genome shotgun sequence genomic window:
- the LOC107224273 gene encoding 5-oxoprolinase isoform X3 — protein sequence MKELNEQKLKKDLEGLKKKGIESLAVVLAHSYSYAEHEIRVGELASEIGFTEISLSHVVMPMARIVPRGFTAAADAYLTPHIKTYLQGFASGFKNNLEGVNVLFMQSDGGLTPMTSFNGSRAILSGPAGGVVGYAMTTYQKISDLPVIGFDMGGTSTDVSRYAGAFEHVYESTTAGVTIQAAQLDVNTVAAGGGSMLFFRSGLFEVGPQSAGAHPGPACYKKGGPLTVTDANLALGRLLPEYFPKIFGPKENEPLDEAVTVKAFKALTDDINTFLARQACSGTKTEVMSVEEVAMGFVRVANEAMCRPIRALTQAKGYDTSRHVLACFGGAGGQHACAIARSLGMGTVFVHKYAGILSAYGMALADVVEEVQEPSVEAYEEGEAFNRLDERFEAMTKKVRARLRDQGFPETSIFTEPFLHLRYEGTDCALMCTPKTGKSGTAQGDFLATFLERYQTEFGFTMPGRKVFVDDIRVRGVGKTVVSEESALPDSSGIPTPEKTTRVYFEGGYQDTNVYQLHALAPGQTLFGPAIIMDGLGTLLIEPNCSAVITSRGDTMIKIGAARRSEVTPELDAIQLSIFSHRFMSIAEQMGRILQRTAISTNIKERLDFSCAVFGPDGGLVSNAPHIPVHLGAMQETVQYQIKAFEGRFTPGDVILANHPSAGGSHLPDLTVITPVFHAGSENPVFFVASRGHHADIGGITPGSMPPNSTTLLQEGATFKSFLLVHKGIFREKELTEKLMEPGKIPGSSGTRNLADNLSDLRAQIAANHKGTLLVNELIDIYGLDVVQAYMGHIQNYAEVAVREMLKEVGLRTLQQTGATTLFAHDYLDDGSEIRLHVDIDVERGEALFDFTGTGYEVWGNCNAPRAITLSALIYCLRSIVGRDMPLNQGCLKPVRVIIPKGSLLDPSEDAAVVGGNVLTSQRVVDVVLAAFKACAASQGCMNNVTLGTKKWGYYETVAGGSGAGPTWDGRGGVHSHMTNTRITDPEILEQRYPLILKKFTLREGTGGSGAHRGGDGVIREILFRAPMTLSVLTERRVHNPPGLEGGLPGARGKNTLKKADGRGINLGPKTAVPVCPGDIFILETPGGGGYGAPSSNEFLNGAKKTATEKFVERGSVYEYRKAQESV from the exons ATGAAAGAACTTAACGAGCAGAAGCTCAAGAAGGACCTcgaaggtttgaaaaaaaaggggaTCGAAAGTCTGGCTGTGGTCTTGGCGCACAGTTACTC aTACGCTGAGCATGAGATTCGCGTCGGTGAGCTTGCCAGTGAAATAGGTTTCACTGAAATATCTCTTTCACACGTTGTGATGCCTATGGCCAGAATTGTTCCCCGCGGATTCACTGCCGCAGCCGATGCTTACCTCACTCCTCACATAAAGACTTACTTGCAG GGTTTCGCTTCTGgcttcaaaaataatttggaaGGAGTGAACGTCCTTTTTATGCAGAGTGACGGTGGACTGACACCGATGACGTC CTTCAACGGGTCTCGAGCAATTCTTTCCGGTCCAGCTGGCGGGGTTGTTGGGTACGCAATGACGACGTACCAAAAAATAAGTGACCTTCCAGTGATCGGGTTCGACATGGGAGGGACGTCGACCGACGTCAGTCGATACGCTGGGGCCTTCGAACACGTCTACGAGAGCACCACTGCGGGAGTGACGATCCAGGCAGCGCAG CTAGACGTCAATACAGTGGCAGCTGGAGGTGGTTCGATGTTGTTCTTCAGATCGGGACTCTTTGAAGTCGGGCCACAAAGTGCTGGCGCTCACCCCGGGCCTGCCTGCTACAAGAAAGGCGGTCCGCTCACGGTTACCGATGCCAATTTGGCGCTGGGACGCCTGCTGCCGGAATATTTCCCAAAGATCTTCGGGCCTAAAGAGAACGAGCCTCTTGACGAGGCTGTCACGGTGAAGGCATTCAAAGCCCTCACTGACGAC ATCAACACATTCCTGGCAAGGCAAGCCTGTTCCGGGACCAAAACTGAGGTGATGAGTGTTGAGGAGGTGGCGATGGGGTTTGTGAGGGTGGCAAACGAAGCGATGTGCCGTCCCATTCGGGCCCTCACCCAGGCCAAAGGCTACGATACATCGCGGCACGTTCTTGCCTGTTTTGGAGGTGCTGGAGGACAGCATGCTTGTGCCATAGCACGTTCCCTCGGTATGGGAACCGTTTTTGTTCACAAGTACGCTGGGATTTTATCCGCCTACGGAATGGCGCTGGCTGATGTGGTCGAGGAGGTCCAAGAACCCAGCGTTGAGGCGTATGAGGAAG GGGAGGCCTTTAATCGATTGGACGAGCGATTCGAAGCTATGACGAAAAAGGTACGAGCACGACTAAGAGACCAAGGATTCCCGGAGACTTCCATTTTCACCGAGCCCTTCCTACACCTACGGTACGAAGGCACAGATTGTGCCCTCATGTGCACCCCGAAGACTGGGAAATCGGGAACAGCTCAGGGTGATTTTCTAGCTACATTTCTTGAGAG gTATCAGACAGAGTTCGGTTTTACGATGCCTGGTCGAAAGGTGTTCGTCGATGATATTAGAGTCCGTGGAGTGGGCAAAACAGTTGTTTCCGAAGAGTCAGCCCTACCGGATTCGTCTGGAATTCCTACGCCGGAAAAG ACTACCCGAGTGTACTTCGAGGGTGGGTATCAAGACACCAACGTCTATCAGCTGCACGCTCTGGCACCCGGACAGACTCTTTTTGGTCCCGCCATTATCATGGATGGCCTTGGTACTCTACTGATCGAACCGAATTGCTCGGCGGTCATCACGTCGCGCGGAGACACGATGATCAAGATTGGAGCTGCTCGTCGCAGCGAAGTTACACCAGAGCTAGATGCGATTCAGTTGAGCATTTTCTCCCACCGTTTTATGAGCATCGCTGAGCAAATGGGAAG GATACTTCAGAGAACTGCGATATCGACGAACATCAAGGAACGTCTCGATTTTTCTTGTGCGGTATTCGGTCCGGATGGTGGTCTCGTCTCCAACGCTCCTCACATTCCGGTGCATCTTGGTGCTATGCAAGAGACTGTTCAATATCAG ATAAAGGCGTTCGAGGGACGCTTCACTCCCGGTGACGTGATCCTGGCCAATCATCCATCCGCCGGTGGTTCTCATCTTCCAGATCTCACAGTCATCACGCCTGTCTTTCACGC CGGCTCAGAGAATCCAGTATTTTTTGTAGCAAGTCGGGGTCATCACGCCGACATCGGAGGAATAACGCCCGGTTCGATGCCACCAAATTCTACTACTCTTCTTCAG GAAGGTGCGACCTTTAAAAGTTTCTTGCTAGTTCACAAGGGGATCTTCAGAGAAAAGGAGTTGACTGAGAAACTGATGGAGCCTGGAAAGATTCCAGGCAGTTCAGGAACTCGGAACTTGGCTGACAATCTCAGTGATCTGAGGGCACAGATTGCAGCCAATCACAAG GGTACGCTTCTCGTAAACGAACTCATTGACATTTATGGGCTAGATGTGGTCCAGGCGTACATGGGGCACATTCAGAACTACGCCGAAGTCGCGGTTCGGGAAATGTTGAAGGAGGTCGGACTGAGGACACTACAGCAAACAGGAGCCACGACGCTCTTCGCCCATGACTATCTCGACGACGGTAGCGAGATACGACTCCACGTTGATATAGATGTGGAGCGTGGCGAGGCGCTCTTCGATTTCAC CGGAACGGGTTACGAAGTATGGGGAAACTGCAACGCTCCACGAGCTATCACTCTCTCAGCGTTGATATACTGTTTGCGGAGTATCGTTGGACGAGACATGCCGCTGAATCAG GGCTGTCTGAAACCGGTGCGAGTTATCATCCCCAAGGGGTCCTTGCTCGATCCTTCCGAGGACGCGGCGGTAGTTGGTGGGAACGTCCTGACATCCCAACGCGTTGTCGACGTTGTACTCGCCGCCTTTAAGGCCTGCGCTGCCTCTCAGGGTTGCATGAACAACGTCACACTTGGGACCAAGAAATGGGGCTATTACGAAACCGTAGCTGGCGGCAGTGGAGCG GGGCCGACTTGGGATGGCCGAGGCGGAGTTCACTCGCACATGACGAACACGCGAATCACAGACCCGGAGATTTTGGAGCAGCGGTACCCACTTATCCTGAAGAAATTCACTTTGCGCGAGGGCACGGGGGGCTCCGGAGCTCACAGGGGTGGTGACGGAGTAATTCGAGAAATTCTCTTTAGGGCTCCGATGACGTTGTCCGTACTGACGGAGCGGCGGGTTCACAATCCGCCGGGTCTTGAGGGTGGACTTCCCGGTGCCCGTGGAAAGAACACTTTGAAGAAGGCTGACGGTCGCGGCATTAACCTCGGGCCGAAGACGGCAGTTCCCGTTTGCCCTGGG gATATCTTCATCCTGGAAACACCAGGCGGCGGAGGCTACGGCGCGCCAAGTTCCAACGAGTTTTTAAATGGCGCTAAGAAGACTGCGACGGAAAAGTTTGTCGAACGTGGAAGCGTTTACGAGTACCGAAAGGCCCAAGAATCTGTCTAA
- the LOC107224273 gene encoding 5-oxoprolinase isoform X1: protein MVVEDKFGFAIDRGGTFTDVYAECPGGKVRVMKLLSVDPSNYEDAPREGIRRILEQETGVPMDGAVDTSKIAWIRMGTTVATNALLERKGARMALLVNEGFKELLFIGNQARPNIFDLEVVTPEVLYSEVVEVGCRVVPALPGKCQLGDVTRGWKRVKGTTGEEFLVMKELNEQKLKKDLEGLKKKGIESLAVVLAHSYSYAEHEIRVGELASEIGFTEISLSHVVMPMARIVPRGFTAAADAYLTPHIKTYLQGFASGFKNNLEGVNVLFMQSDGGLTPMTSFNGSRAILSGPAGGVVGYAMTTYQKISDLPVIGFDMGGTSTDVSRYAGAFEHVYESTTAGVTIQAAQLDVNTVAAGGGSMLFFRSGLFEVGPQSAGAHPGPACYKKGGPLTVTDANLALGRLLPEYFPKIFGPKENEPLDEAVTVKAFKALTDDINTFLARQACSGTKTEVMSVEEVAMGFVRVANEAMCRPIRALTQAKGYDTSRHVLACFGGAGGQHACAIARSLGMGTVFVHKYAGILSAYGMALADVVEEVQEPSVEAYEEGEAFNRLDERFEAMTKKVRARLRDQGFPETSIFTEPFLHLRYEGTDCALMCTPKTGKSGTAQGDFLATFLERYQTEFGFTMPGRKVFVDDIRVRGVGKTVVSEESALPDSSGIPTPEKTTRVYFEGGYQDTNVYQLHALAPGQTLFGPAIIMDGLGTLLIEPNCSAVITSRGDTMIKIGAARRSEVTPELDAIQLSIFSHRFMSIAEQMGRILQRTAISTNIKERLDFSCAVFGPDGGLVSNAPHIPVHLGAMQETVQYQIKAFEGRFTPGDVILANHPSAGGSHLPDLTVITPVFHAGSENPVFFVASRGHHADIGGITPGSMPPNSTTLLQEGATFKSFLLVHKGIFREKELTEKLMEPGKIPGSSGTRNLADNLSDLRAQIAANHKGTLLVNELIDIYGLDVVQAYMGHIQNYAEVAVREMLKEVGLRTLQQTGATTLFAHDYLDDGSEIRLHVDIDVERGEALFDFTGTGYEVWGNCNAPRAITLSALIYCLRSIVGRDMPLNQGCLKPVRVIIPKGSLLDPSEDAAVVGGNVLTSQRVVDVVLAAFKACAASQGCMNNVTLGTKKWGYYETVAGGSGAGPTWDGRGGVHSHMTNTRITDPEILEQRYPLILKKFTLREGTGGSGAHRGGDGVIREILFRAPMTLSVLTERRVHNPPGLEGGLPGARGKNTLKKADGRGINLGPKTAVPVCPGDIFILETPGGGGYGAPSSNEFLNGAKKTATEKFVERGSVYEYRKAQESV, encoded by the exons ATGGTCGTCGAGGATAAATTCGGGTTCGCCATTGATCGTGGCGGTACCTTCACCGACGTCTACGCGGAATGTCCGGGCGGGAAGGTTCGCGTGATGAAGCTCCTCTCGGTTGATCCCAGCAACTATGAGGACGCACCCCGCGAGGGAATCCGCAGAATCCTCGAGCAG GAAACGGGTGTCCCGATGGACGGCGCTGTTGACACATCGAAGATCGCGTGGATCCGGATGGGGACGACAGTAGCCACAAACGCCCTATTGGAGAGAAAGGGCGCGAGGATGGCGCTTCTGGTTAACGAAGGCTTCAAGGAGCTACTTTTCATCGGAAATCAGGCCCGGCCAAACATTTTTGATCTG GAGGTCGTGACGCCGGAGGTTCTCTATTCCGAGGTGGTTGAGGTGGGTTGTAGGGTGGTTCCGGCTCTGCCAGGAAAATGCCAACTGGGGGACGTGACCAGAGGTTGGAAACGCGTCAAGGGAACTACGGGCGAAGAATTTCTGGTAATGAAAGAACTTAACGAGCAGAAGCTCAAGAAGGACCTcgaaggtttgaaaaaaaaggggaTCGAAAGTCTGGCTGTGGTCTTGGCGCACAGTTACTC aTACGCTGAGCATGAGATTCGCGTCGGTGAGCTTGCCAGTGAAATAGGTTTCACTGAAATATCTCTTTCACACGTTGTGATGCCTATGGCCAGAATTGTTCCCCGCGGATTCACTGCCGCAGCCGATGCTTACCTCACTCCTCACATAAAGACTTACTTGCAG GGTTTCGCTTCTGgcttcaaaaataatttggaaGGAGTGAACGTCCTTTTTATGCAGAGTGACGGTGGACTGACACCGATGACGTC CTTCAACGGGTCTCGAGCAATTCTTTCCGGTCCAGCTGGCGGGGTTGTTGGGTACGCAATGACGACGTACCAAAAAATAAGTGACCTTCCAGTGATCGGGTTCGACATGGGAGGGACGTCGACCGACGTCAGTCGATACGCTGGGGCCTTCGAACACGTCTACGAGAGCACCACTGCGGGAGTGACGATCCAGGCAGCGCAG CTAGACGTCAATACAGTGGCAGCTGGAGGTGGTTCGATGTTGTTCTTCAGATCGGGACTCTTTGAAGTCGGGCCACAAAGTGCTGGCGCTCACCCCGGGCCTGCCTGCTACAAGAAAGGCGGTCCGCTCACGGTTACCGATGCCAATTTGGCGCTGGGACGCCTGCTGCCGGAATATTTCCCAAAGATCTTCGGGCCTAAAGAGAACGAGCCTCTTGACGAGGCTGTCACGGTGAAGGCATTCAAAGCCCTCACTGACGAC ATCAACACATTCCTGGCAAGGCAAGCCTGTTCCGGGACCAAAACTGAGGTGATGAGTGTTGAGGAGGTGGCGATGGGGTTTGTGAGGGTGGCAAACGAAGCGATGTGCCGTCCCATTCGGGCCCTCACCCAGGCCAAAGGCTACGATACATCGCGGCACGTTCTTGCCTGTTTTGGAGGTGCTGGAGGACAGCATGCTTGTGCCATAGCACGTTCCCTCGGTATGGGAACCGTTTTTGTTCACAAGTACGCTGGGATTTTATCCGCCTACGGAATGGCGCTGGCTGATGTGGTCGAGGAGGTCCAAGAACCCAGCGTTGAGGCGTATGAGGAAG GGGAGGCCTTTAATCGATTGGACGAGCGATTCGAAGCTATGACGAAAAAGGTACGAGCACGACTAAGAGACCAAGGATTCCCGGAGACTTCCATTTTCACCGAGCCCTTCCTACACCTACGGTACGAAGGCACAGATTGTGCCCTCATGTGCACCCCGAAGACTGGGAAATCGGGAACAGCTCAGGGTGATTTTCTAGCTACATTTCTTGAGAG gTATCAGACAGAGTTCGGTTTTACGATGCCTGGTCGAAAGGTGTTCGTCGATGATATTAGAGTCCGTGGAGTGGGCAAAACAGTTGTTTCCGAAGAGTCAGCCCTACCGGATTCGTCTGGAATTCCTACGCCGGAAAAG ACTACCCGAGTGTACTTCGAGGGTGGGTATCAAGACACCAACGTCTATCAGCTGCACGCTCTGGCACCCGGACAGACTCTTTTTGGTCCCGCCATTATCATGGATGGCCTTGGTACTCTACTGATCGAACCGAATTGCTCGGCGGTCATCACGTCGCGCGGAGACACGATGATCAAGATTGGAGCTGCTCGTCGCAGCGAAGTTACACCAGAGCTAGATGCGATTCAGTTGAGCATTTTCTCCCACCGTTTTATGAGCATCGCTGAGCAAATGGGAAG GATACTTCAGAGAACTGCGATATCGACGAACATCAAGGAACGTCTCGATTTTTCTTGTGCGGTATTCGGTCCGGATGGTGGTCTCGTCTCCAACGCTCCTCACATTCCGGTGCATCTTGGTGCTATGCAAGAGACTGTTCAATATCAG ATAAAGGCGTTCGAGGGACGCTTCACTCCCGGTGACGTGATCCTGGCCAATCATCCATCCGCCGGTGGTTCTCATCTTCCAGATCTCACAGTCATCACGCCTGTCTTTCACGC CGGCTCAGAGAATCCAGTATTTTTTGTAGCAAGTCGGGGTCATCACGCCGACATCGGAGGAATAACGCCCGGTTCGATGCCACCAAATTCTACTACTCTTCTTCAG GAAGGTGCGACCTTTAAAAGTTTCTTGCTAGTTCACAAGGGGATCTTCAGAGAAAAGGAGTTGACTGAGAAACTGATGGAGCCTGGAAAGATTCCAGGCAGTTCAGGAACTCGGAACTTGGCTGACAATCTCAGTGATCTGAGGGCACAGATTGCAGCCAATCACAAG GGTACGCTTCTCGTAAACGAACTCATTGACATTTATGGGCTAGATGTGGTCCAGGCGTACATGGGGCACATTCAGAACTACGCCGAAGTCGCGGTTCGGGAAATGTTGAAGGAGGTCGGACTGAGGACACTACAGCAAACAGGAGCCACGACGCTCTTCGCCCATGACTATCTCGACGACGGTAGCGAGATACGACTCCACGTTGATATAGATGTGGAGCGTGGCGAGGCGCTCTTCGATTTCAC CGGAACGGGTTACGAAGTATGGGGAAACTGCAACGCTCCACGAGCTATCACTCTCTCAGCGTTGATATACTGTTTGCGGAGTATCGTTGGACGAGACATGCCGCTGAATCAG GGCTGTCTGAAACCGGTGCGAGTTATCATCCCCAAGGGGTCCTTGCTCGATCCTTCCGAGGACGCGGCGGTAGTTGGTGGGAACGTCCTGACATCCCAACGCGTTGTCGACGTTGTACTCGCCGCCTTTAAGGCCTGCGCTGCCTCTCAGGGTTGCATGAACAACGTCACACTTGGGACCAAGAAATGGGGCTATTACGAAACCGTAGCTGGCGGCAGTGGAGCG GGGCCGACTTGGGATGGCCGAGGCGGAGTTCACTCGCACATGACGAACACGCGAATCACAGACCCGGAGATTTTGGAGCAGCGGTACCCACTTATCCTGAAGAAATTCACTTTGCGCGAGGGCACGGGGGGCTCCGGAGCTCACAGGGGTGGTGACGGAGTAATTCGAGAAATTCTCTTTAGGGCTCCGATGACGTTGTCCGTACTGACGGAGCGGCGGGTTCACAATCCGCCGGGTCTTGAGGGTGGACTTCCCGGTGCCCGTGGAAAGAACACTTTGAAGAAGGCTGACGGTCGCGGCATTAACCTCGGGCCGAAGACGGCAGTTCCCGTTTGCCCTGGG gATATCTTCATCCTGGAAACACCAGGCGGCGGAGGCTACGGCGCGCCAAGTTCCAACGAGTTTTTAAATGGCGCTAAGAAGACTGCGACGGAAAAGTTTGTCGAACGTGGAAGCGTTTACGAGTACCGAAAGGCCCAAGAATCTGTCTAA
- the LOC107224273 gene encoding 5-oxoprolinase isoform X2, translating to MQRMPIHETGVPMDGAVDTSKIAWIRMGTTVATNALLERKGARMALLVNEGFKELLFIGNQARPNIFDLEVVTPEVLYSEVVEVGCRVVPALPGKCQLGDVTRGWKRVKGTTGEEFLVMKELNEQKLKKDLEGLKKKGIESLAVVLAHSYSYAEHEIRVGELASEIGFTEISLSHVVMPMARIVPRGFTAAADAYLTPHIKTYLQGFASGFKNNLEGVNVLFMQSDGGLTPMTSFNGSRAILSGPAGGVVGYAMTTYQKISDLPVIGFDMGGTSTDVSRYAGAFEHVYESTTAGVTIQAAQLDVNTVAAGGGSMLFFRSGLFEVGPQSAGAHPGPACYKKGGPLTVTDANLALGRLLPEYFPKIFGPKENEPLDEAVTVKAFKALTDDINTFLARQACSGTKTEVMSVEEVAMGFVRVANEAMCRPIRALTQAKGYDTSRHVLACFGGAGGQHACAIARSLGMGTVFVHKYAGILSAYGMALADVVEEVQEPSVEAYEEGEAFNRLDERFEAMTKKVRARLRDQGFPETSIFTEPFLHLRYEGTDCALMCTPKTGKSGTAQGDFLATFLERYQTEFGFTMPGRKVFVDDIRVRGVGKTVVSEESALPDSSGIPTPEKTTRVYFEGGYQDTNVYQLHALAPGQTLFGPAIIMDGLGTLLIEPNCSAVITSRGDTMIKIGAARRSEVTPELDAIQLSIFSHRFMSIAEQMGRILQRTAISTNIKERLDFSCAVFGPDGGLVSNAPHIPVHLGAMQETVQYQIKAFEGRFTPGDVILANHPSAGGSHLPDLTVITPVFHAGSENPVFFVASRGHHADIGGITPGSMPPNSTTLLQEGATFKSFLLVHKGIFREKELTEKLMEPGKIPGSSGTRNLADNLSDLRAQIAANHKGTLLVNELIDIYGLDVVQAYMGHIQNYAEVAVREMLKEVGLRTLQQTGATTLFAHDYLDDGSEIRLHVDIDVERGEALFDFTGTGYEVWGNCNAPRAITLSALIYCLRSIVGRDMPLNQGCLKPVRVIIPKGSLLDPSEDAAVVGGNVLTSQRVVDVVLAAFKACAASQGCMNNVTLGTKKWGYYETVAGGSGAGPTWDGRGGVHSHMTNTRITDPEILEQRYPLILKKFTLREGTGGSGAHRGGDGVIREILFRAPMTLSVLTERRVHNPPGLEGGLPGARGKNTLKKADGRGINLGPKTAVPVCPGDIFILETPGGGGYGAPSSNEFLNGAKKTATEKFVERGSVYEYRKAQESV from the exons ATGCAGAGGATGCCGATTCAT GAAACGGGTGTCCCGATGGACGGCGCTGTTGACACATCGAAGATCGCGTGGATCCGGATGGGGACGACAGTAGCCACAAACGCCCTATTGGAGAGAAAGGGCGCGAGGATGGCGCTTCTGGTTAACGAAGGCTTCAAGGAGCTACTTTTCATCGGAAATCAGGCCCGGCCAAACATTTTTGATCTG GAGGTCGTGACGCCGGAGGTTCTCTATTCCGAGGTGGTTGAGGTGGGTTGTAGGGTGGTTCCGGCTCTGCCAGGAAAATGCCAACTGGGGGACGTGACCAGAGGTTGGAAACGCGTCAAGGGAACTACGGGCGAAGAATTTCTGGTAATGAAAGAACTTAACGAGCAGAAGCTCAAGAAGGACCTcgaaggtttgaaaaaaaaggggaTCGAAAGTCTGGCTGTGGTCTTGGCGCACAGTTACTC aTACGCTGAGCATGAGATTCGCGTCGGTGAGCTTGCCAGTGAAATAGGTTTCACTGAAATATCTCTTTCACACGTTGTGATGCCTATGGCCAGAATTGTTCCCCGCGGATTCACTGCCGCAGCCGATGCTTACCTCACTCCTCACATAAAGACTTACTTGCAG GGTTTCGCTTCTGgcttcaaaaataatttggaaGGAGTGAACGTCCTTTTTATGCAGAGTGACGGTGGACTGACACCGATGACGTC CTTCAACGGGTCTCGAGCAATTCTTTCCGGTCCAGCTGGCGGGGTTGTTGGGTACGCAATGACGACGTACCAAAAAATAAGTGACCTTCCAGTGATCGGGTTCGACATGGGAGGGACGTCGACCGACGTCAGTCGATACGCTGGGGCCTTCGAACACGTCTACGAGAGCACCACTGCGGGAGTGACGATCCAGGCAGCGCAG CTAGACGTCAATACAGTGGCAGCTGGAGGTGGTTCGATGTTGTTCTTCAGATCGGGACTCTTTGAAGTCGGGCCACAAAGTGCTGGCGCTCACCCCGGGCCTGCCTGCTACAAGAAAGGCGGTCCGCTCACGGTTACCGATGCCAATTTGGCGCTGGGACGCCTGCTGCCGGAATATTTCCCAAAGATCTTCGGGCCTAAAGAGAACGAGCCTCTTGACGAGGCTGTCACGGTGAAGGCATTCAAAGCCCTCACTGACGAC ATCAACACATTCCTGGCAAGGCAAGCCTGTTCCGGGACCAAAACTGAGGTGATGAGTGTTGAGGAGGTGGCGATGGGGTTTGTGAGGGTGGCAAACGAAGCGATGTGCCGTCCCATTCGGGCCCTCACCCAGGCCAAAGGCTACGATACATCGCGGCACGTTCTTGCCTGTTTTGGAGGTGCTGGAGGACAGCATGCTTGTGCCATAGCACGTTCCCTCGGTATGGGAACCGTTTTTGTTCACAAGTACGCTGGGATTTTATCCGCCTACGGAATGGCGCTGGCTGATGTGGTCGAGGAGGTCCAAGAACCCAGCGTTGAGGCGTATGAGGAAG GGGAGGCCTTTAATCGATTGGACGAGCGATTCGAAGCTATGACGAAAAAGGTACGAGCACGACTAAGAGACCAAGGATTCCCGGAGACTTCCATTTTCACCGAGCCCTTCCTACACCTACGGTACGAAGGCACAGATTGTGCCCTCATGTGCACCCCGAAGACTGGGAAATCGGGAACAGCTCAGGGTGATTTTCTAGCTACATTTCTTGAGAG gTATCAGACAGAGTTCGGTTTTACGATGCCTGGTCGAAAGGTGTTCGTCGATGATATTAGAGTCCGTGGAGTGGGCAAAACAGTTGTTTCCGAAGAGTCAGCCCTACCGGATTCGTCTGGAATTCCTACGCCGGAAAAG ACTACCCGAGTGTACTTCGAGGGTGGGTATCAAGACACCAACGTCTATCAGCTGCACGCTCTGGCACCCGGACAGACTCTTTTTGGTCCCGCCATTATCATGGATGGCCTTGGTACTCTACTGATCGAACCGAATTGCTCGGCGGTCATCACGTCGCGCGGAGACACGATGATCAAGATTGGAGCTGCTCGTCGCAGCGAAGTTACACCAGAGCTAGATGCGATTCAGTTGAGCATTTTCTCCCACCGTTTTATGAGCATCGCTGAGCAAATGGGAAG GATACTTCAGAGAACTGCGATATCGACGAACATCAAGGAACGTCTCGATTTTTCTTGTGCGGTATTCGGTCCGGATGGTGGTCTCGTCTCCAACGCTCCTCACATTCCGGTGCATCTTGGTGCTATGCAAGAGACTGTTCAATATCAG ATAAAGGCGTTCGAGGGACGCTTCACTCCCGGTGACGTGATCCTGGCCAATCATCCATCCGCCGGTGGTTCTCATCTTCCAGATCTCACAGTCATCACGCCTGTCTTTCACGC CGGCTCAGAGAATCCAGTATTTTTTGTAGCAAGTCGGGGTCATCACGCCGACATCGGAGGAATAACGCCCGGTTCGATGCCACCAAATTCTACTACTCTTCTTCAG GAAGGTGCGACCTTTAAAAGTTTCTTGCTAGTTCACAAGGGGATCTTCAGAGAAAAGGAGTTGACTGAGAAACTGATGGAGCCTGGAAAGATTCCAGGCAGTTCAGGAACTCGGAACTTGGCTGACAATCTCAGTGATCTGAGGGCACAGATTGCAGCCAATCACAAG GGTACGCTTCTCGTAAACGAACTCATTGACATTTATGGGCTAGATGTGGTCCAGGCGTACATGGGGCACATTCAGAACTACGCCGAAGTCGCGGTTCGGGAAATGTTGAAGGAGGTCGGACTGAGGACACTACAGCAAACAGGAGCCACGACGCTCTTCGCCCATGACTATCTCGACGACGGTAGCGAGATACGACTCCACGTTGATATAGATGTGGAGCGTGGCGAGGCGCTCTTCGATTTCAC CGGAACGGGTTACGAAGTATGGGGAAACTGCAACGCTCCACGAGCTATCACTCTCTCAGCGTTGATATACTGTTTGCGGAGTATCGTTGGACGAGACATGCCGCTGAATCAG GGCTGTCTGAAACCGGTGCGAGTTATCATCCCCAAGGGGTCCTTGCTCGATCCTTCCGAGGACGCGGCGGTAGTTGGTGGGAACGTCCTGACATCCCAACGCGTTGTCGACGTTGTACTCGCCGCCTTTAAGGCCTGCGCTGCCTCTCAGGGTTGCATGAACAACGTCACACTTGGGACCAAGAAATGGGGCTATTACGAAACCGTAGCTGGCGGCAGTGGAGCG GGGCCGACTTGGGATGGCCGAGGCGGAGTTCACTCGCACATGACGAACACGCGAATCACAGACCCGGAGATTTTGGAGCAGCGGTACCCACTTATCCTGAAGAAATTCACTTTGCGCGAGGGCACGGGGGGCTCCGGAGCTCACAGGGGTGGTGACGGAGTAATTCGAGAAATTCTCTTTAGGGCTCCGATGACGTTGTCCGTACTGACGGAGCGGCGGGTTCACAATCCGCCGGGTCTTGAGGGTGGACTTCCCGGTGCCCGTGGAAAGAACACTTTGAAGAAGGCTGACGGTCGCGGCATTAACCTCGGGCCGAAGACGGCAGTTCCCGTTTGCCCTGGG gATATCTTCATCCTGGAAACACCAGGCGGCGGAGGCTACGGCGCGCCAAGTTCCAACGAGTTTTTAAATGGCGCTAAGAAGACTGCGACGGAAAAGTTTGTCGAACGTGGAAGCGTTTACGAGTACCGAAAGGCCCAAGAATCTGTCTAA